The following are from one region of the Lytechinus variegatus isolate NC3 chromosome 4, Lvar_3.0, whole genome shotgun sequence genome:
- the LOC121413727 gene encoding superoxide dismutase [Mn], mitochondrial-like produces the protein MLAASALVGRALLRSQARVVSGVSSLHTLPDLPYDYNALSPVISSEIMELHHKKHHNTYVTNLNTAEQTLEHAVEAGDISGIISLQSALRFNGGGHINHTIFWQNLSPDGGGEPTGELLSAIKKDFGSYDDMRAKLTAATVAIQGSGWGWLGYNKGTGSIQIATCANQDPLQATTGLVPLFGIDVWEHAYYLQYKNVRPDYVKAIFNIANWADVERRLRDAMTS, from the exons ATGCTTGCTGCATCTGCTTTAGTAGGAAG gGCACTCCTAAGGAGTCAAGCCAGAGTGGTTTCTGGAGTGAGTTCCCTTCACACATTGCCAGATCTTCCATACGATTATAATGCCTTGTCACCAGTCATCAGCTCTGAGATCATGGAGCTCCACCATAAGAAACATCATAATACGTATGTGACCAACCTCAATACTGCAGAGCAGACGTTGGAACATGCAGTTGAAGCAG GTGACATCAGCGGAATCATATCGTTGCAGTCAGCACTGAGATTTAACGGGGGAGGCCACATCAACCATACCATCTTTTGGCAGAACCTCTCGCCAGACGGTGGTGGAGAACCAACAG GCGAGTTGTTGAGTGCGATCAAGAAAGACTTTGGATCCTATGACGATATGAGAGCCAAGCTGACTGCTGCTACCGTAGCCATCCAAGGATCTGGATGGGGCTGGTTGGGTTACAACAAAGGTACAGGAAGTATTCAGATTGCCACGTGTGCTAACCAGGATCCTCTCCAAGCTACCACGG GATTGGTCCCACTCTTTGGTATTGATGTATGGGAACACGCCTACTACCTACAGTACAAGAACGTCCGCCCCGATTACGTCAAAGCCATCTTCAACATTGCAAACTGGGCTGACGTCGAGAGGAGACTGAGAGATGCGATGACCAGTTAG